One part of the Deltaproteobacteria bacterium genome encodes these proteins:
- a CDS encoding type II toxin-antitoxin system Phd/YefM family antitoxin, which yields MDQLNINEIKKHFSAVMKRVQKGETIIVSNYNKPIAEIRPIQKSSKEPRPIGLCKGEFVVSDNFNDPLPEEILEEFEGKYST from the coding sequence ATTAAGAAGCATTTTTCGGCAGTTATGAAGCGGGTTCAAAAAGGGGAAACAATCATTGTTTCCAATTATAACAAGCCGATCGCCGAGATTCGTCCCATTCAAAAATCGTCGAAGGAACCCCGCCCCATTGGGCTGTGCAAGGGGGAATTTGTGGTTTCGGATAATTTTAATGATCCTCTTCCCGAGGAAATTCTTGAGGAGTTCGAAGGCAAATATTCGACATGA